Proteins encoded in a region of the Flavobacteriaceae bacterium HL-DH10 genome:
- a CDS encoding adenosylcobinamide-GDP ribazoletransferase — MKKEIQIFFTALMFYTRISTPKVIQFKKEYSIESIKYLPLIGLLVGGLSAFILILSLTILPVSIAVTISMVCSLLITGAFHEDGLADTVDGFGGGWNKEKILLIMKDSTIGAYGVIALIMALLLKFQLLVALVDLPVANGIPTHYFVLFVLLAGHSLTRVLAVSVMITHQYARVNDGTSKLKSITPESLKWISPAFILALAFALFPLFLFQTPYVFLLLFPIYMVKVLLARFFNKWIGGYTGDCLGAIQQISEIIFYLSMLILWKYI, encoded by the coding sequence ATGAAAAAGGAAATCCAAATATTCTTTACGGCATTAATGTTTTATACCAGAATTTCTACTCCAAAAGTCATTCAATTTAAAAAAGAGTATTCTATAGAGTCAATTAAATATTTACCTCTTATAGGTTTGTTGGTTGGTGGACTTTCTGCTTTTATATTGATTTTATCACTTACTATTTTACCTGTTTCAATTGCCGTAACTATTTCCATGGTTTGTAGTTTATTAATAACAGGCGCATTTCATGAAGATGGTTTGGCGGATACTGTTGATGGTTTTGGCGGAGGATGGAACAAAGAAAAAATTCTTCTAATAATGAAGGATAGTACGATAGGTGCTTATGGTGTTATAGCTTTAATAATGGCACTTTTGTTGAAGTTTCAATTATTAGTGGCTTTGGTAGATTTACCGGTCGCAAATGGAATTCCTACTCATTATTTTGTTTTATTTGTTTTGCTTGCTGGTCATAGCCTTACTAGGGTATTAGCAGTTAGTGTCATGATTACGCATCAATATGCTCGCGTAAATGATGGCACTTCAAAATTAAAATCAATTACTCCAGAAAGTTTAAAATGGATAAGTCCAGCATTTATTTTAGCACTTGCTTTTGCTTTATTTCCATTATTTTTATTTCAAACACCTTATGTCTTTTTATTACTTTTTCCTATTTATATGGTAAAAGTGTTACTTGCTAGGTTTTTTAATAAATGGATTGGCGGTTACACGGGAGATTGCTTGGGAGCTATTCAACAAATTAGTGAAATTATATTTTACTTAAGTATGCTTATACTATGGAAATATATTTGA
- the cobT gene encoding nicotinate-nucleotide--dimethylbenzimidazole phosphoribosyltransferase: protein MKTFNIQSPDQAILEQLVHKVNNKTKPKGSLGILEDIAIKIGVIQQTLSPKLSKPTIAVFAADHGIAEEGVVNPNPQEVTWQMVYNFLSGGAGINVFTKQHNIALKVIDSGVKYDFKNLLGLIDEKIDLGTKNYLHQPAMTKAQCETCIEKGAAIATSIYSEGSNIIGFGEMGIGNTSSASLLMSKLLGMPIEDCVGMGAGLNSEGVVKKKQVLRAVIEKHSSVSSTEDILQTFGGFEIAMIAGAMLQAAELKMGLLIDGFIITSALLVASKLNPQVIDYCVFAHTSGEPGHQKLLDYFKAKPLLNLGLRLGEGTGAAIAFPLVQSAVNLINELASFDSASVSNKGNE from the coding sequence ATGAAGACATTTAATATTCAATCACCAGATCAAGCCATTTTAGAACAATTAGTTCACAAAGTAAATAACAAAACAAAACCTAAAGGATCTCTAGGAATATTGGAAGACATTGCCATAAAAATAGGTGTTATTCAGCAAACTTTAAGCCCTAAATTAAGCAAACCAACGATTGCTGTATTTGCTGCAGACCATGGTATTGCTGAAGAGGGTGTTGTAAATCCTAATCCACAAGAAGTTACTTGGCAAATGGTGTATAATTTTTTAAGTGGTGGTGCAGGTATTAATGTGTTTACCAAGCAGCACAACATTGCTTTAAAAGTGATTGATTCGGGTGTGAAATATGATTTTAAAAATTTGTTAGGGTTAATTGATGAAAAAATTGATTTAGGCACAAAAAATTACCTGCATCAACCAGCAATGACTAAAGCGCAATGTGAAACGTGTATTGAAAAAGGAGCAGCCATAGCAACCAGTATTTATTCGGAAGGTTCTAATATTATTGGTTTTGGTGAAATGGGGATTGGTAATACAAGTTCTGCATCTTTGCTAATGAGTAAGTTGTTAGGAATGCCAATAGAGGATTGTGTTGGAATGGGAGCAGGGTTAAATAGCGAAGGTGTTGTAAAGAAAAAACAAGTGCTTAGGGCGGTTATAGAAAAACACAGTTCGGTATCATCAACAGAAGACATTTTACAAACGTTTGGTGGTTTTGAAATAGCGATGATAGCAGGGGCTATGTTACAAGCTGCTGAATTAAAAATGGGTTTATTAATAGATGGATTTATCATAACATCTGCTTTATTGGTTGCTTCAAAATTAAATCCACAAGTGATTGATTATTGTGTTTTCGCACATACTTCTGGAGAGCCAGGACATCAAAAATTATTAGATTATTTTAAAGCCAAACCTTTATTAAACTTAGGTTTAAGGCTAGGTGAAGGTACAGGTGCAGCCATCGCTTTTCCTTTAGTACAGTCGGCTGTGAATTTAATAAATGAATTAGCCAGTTTTGACAGTGCAAGCGTTTCTAATAAAGGAAATGAATGA
- the cobN gene encoding cobaltochelatase subunit CobN — protein sequence MHLISTIPGGWNPNDEGVFYIDQTPGDIVFLSSADSDLFMMNNAYKLIYNSVGSVPSFRFANLSYFKQELTIDTYVEDVIASAKIVVLKLLGGKAYYNYLCEAVLDCCEENNIQLVFLPGDNKPDLELMQSSNIPLKDVDLIWKYIQSGGIENCQSALQLISNRITNLNVAPSPIKTIPDLFLYHPNQGIWDATTPKAEKKQVVIFGYRSYYLSNNLEPIHSLISSLEEEGISSVVLMAAGYRDYDIQQQIFDLLKMHHIENPQVIINTTGFSVQGFHETSQSLFDVFNVPVIQAIMGSCNRESWREGDFGLPPTDIAMNIALPEVDGKIISKVISFKEAVEKDTLTDSEVVSYVSNREGCEFVAQMAKAWLNLQNKTNSDKKIALVLPNYPNKNSRLANGVGLDTPQSTLQILAQLAQESYVLAPDYPKTTNELINKLTNSVTNSLESINSLNERHAIKLDEVLFYKYYNQLSQGLRDTMEAQWGHPKQSPNYQKGYFLIPGFVSKNVLVSTQPSRGYNLDLQASYHSPDLPPPPAYLAYYIWLQHVFKADALVHIGKHGNLEWLPGKSVALSKETCFPAAILGAIPHFYPFIINDPGEGTQAKRRNQAIILDHLIPPMTRAENYGDLLKLELLIDEFYEAALVDKKRAKLIKTKIENLVNETHLKSDLNQDGKDIDALLEVIDGYLCELKESQIRGGLHILGQLPRQDKLVDLIVALHRLPQANLKGITQCLAEDLKLNFDPLNVVYSDSFEKDIFDISCRSYGQAVELLENKAKNSVNQLLNGHKNEKIGASTDQILTYIKQYTRPVLHKTSNEIAHLIKGLNGKYIPAGGSGAPTRGRLDILPTGRNFYSVDVRTVPSETAYQLGEKSAKNIIDRYLQEHGEYPTSIGLSVWGTSTMRTSGDDIAQALALIGVKPVWEGSNRRVKDFKVLSILELKRPRVDVMLRISGFFRDAFPDLISLFNAVVEKVASLDETVEQNPIKKRVEEERMQWQEKGIDEKQATEKALYRVFGSKPGAYGAGLQGLIDGKNWTTSDDLAQAYINWSGYAYYGKNNSGTSAHETFKKRLSSIEVVMQNQDNREHDILDSDDYYQFQGGMTAAVNTIKGTQPETYFGDHSRPDHPKVKSLKEELLKVFRSRVVNPKWMEGMQEHGYKGAFEMAATMDYLFAYDATTNLIEDFMYEQITDTYLFDDENKDFLEAHNPWALKDMSERMLEAIQRGMWNTPSEETIEALKEIYKKSDNITE from the coding sequence TTGCATTTAATTTCTACCATACCAGGCGGCTGGAACCCTAATGATGAAGGTGTATTTTACATCGATCAAACCCCGGGAGATATTGTGTTTTTATCTTCAGCAGATTCAGATTTGTTTATGATGAACAATGCCTACAAATTAATATATAATTCTGTAGGCAGTGTTCCTTCATTTAGGTTTGCCAATCTTAGCTATTTTAAGCAAGAACTCACGATTGATACGTATGTTGAAGATGTGATTGCTTCGGCTAAAATTGTTGTGCTTAAACTTTTAGGAGGTAAGGCATATTACAATTACTTGTGCGAAGCAGTTTTAGATTGTTGTGAAGAAAATAATATTCAATTGGTGTTTTTGCCCGGTGATAATAAACCAGATTTAGAACTGATGCAGTCTTCTAATATTCCATTAAAAGATGTTGATTTAATTTGGAAATATATCCAGTCTGGCGGTATCGAAAATTGCCAATCTGCGTTGCAATTGATCAGTAATAGAATTACTAATTTAAATGTAGCTCCCAGTCCAATTAAAACCATTCCCGACTTATTTTTGTATCATCCAAATCAGGGTATTTGGGATGCAACAACACCAAAAGCAGAAAAAAAACAGGTTGTTATTTTTGGTTATAGAAGTTATTATTTATCCAATAATTTAGAGCCTATTCATAGCCTTATTAGCTCTTTAGAGGAAGAAGGTATATCTTCTGTGGTGCTTATGGCAGCGGGGTATCGCGATTACGATATTCAGCAACAAATTTTCGACTTGCTAAAAATGCATCACATTGAAAACCCTCAAGTTATAATTAACACAACCGGTTTTAGTGTACAAGGGTTTCATGAAACGTCACAAAGTTTGTTTGATGTGTTTAATGTGCCTGTTATTCAGGCTATCATGGGAAGTTGTAACCGAGAAAGTTGGCGGGAAGGTGATTTTGGCTTGCCACCTACAGATATAGCTATGAACATTGCTTTACCCGAAGTGGATGGTAAAATCATTTCAAAAGTAATTTCATTTAAAGAAGCTGTAGAAAAAGATACTTTAACCGATTCTGAAGTAGTTTCTTATGTCTCAAATAGAGAAGGCTGCGAATTTGTAGCTCAAATGGCTAAGGCTTGGTTAAATCTTCAGAATAAGACTAATTCTGATAAAAAAATTGCCTTAGTTCTGCCTAATTATCCAAATAAAAACAGCCGATTGGCTAATGGCGTGGGTTTAGATACGCCACAAAGTACCTTACAGATATTAGCACAATTAGCACAAGAAAGCTATGTATTAGCTCCAGATTATCCGAAAACAACGAACGAGCTTATAAATAAATTAACAAACTCGGTAACCAATAGTTTGGAATCTATAAATTCTTTAAATGAGCGGCATGCCATTAAGTTAGATGAGGTTTTGTTTTATAAGTATTATAACCAATTATCACAAGGGCTTCGTGATACTATGGAGGCGCAGTGGGGGCATCCTAAACAATCTCCCAATTATCAAAAAGGCTATTTTTTAATACCGGGCTTTGTTTCTAAAAATGTATTGGTAAGCACTCAGCCTAGTAGAGGTTATAATTTAGATTTACAAGCCAGTTATCATTCACCAGATTTACCACCACCACCAGCCTATTTGGCCTATTATATTTGGTTACAACACGTTTTTAAAGCAGATGCTTTGGTGCATATTGGTAAACATGGAAACTTAGAATGGCTGCCTGGTAAAAGTGTAGCTCTGAGTAAAGAAACTTGTTTTCCTGCTGCTATTTTAGGCGCAATACCTCATTTTTATCCTTTTATAATTAATGATCCGGGGGAAGGAACTCAGGCAAAACGAAGAAATCAAGCCATTATATTAGATCATTTAATTCCGCCAATGACAAGGGCAGAAAATTATGGTGATTTATTAAAGTTAGAGCTTTTAATCGATGAGTTTTATGAAGCTGCTTTAGTTGATAAAAAAAGAGCAAAACTCATTAAAACTAAAATTGAAAATCTCGTAAATGAAACCCATCTTAAATCTGATTTAAACCAAGACGGAAAAGATATTGATGCTTTATTAGAAGTTATTGATGGGTATTTGTGCGAATTAAAGGAATCTCAAATTAGAGGTGGTTTACATATTTTAGGACAATTGCCTAGGCAAGACAAATTAGTCGATTTAATTGTTGCTTTACACCGTTTGCCTCAAGCAAATTTAAAAGGAATTACGCAGTGTTTAGCAGAAGATCTAAAACTAAATTTCGATCCGTTAAATGTTGTTTATTCAGATAGCTTTGAAAAAGATATTTTTGATATTTCGTGTCGAAGTTATGGACAGGCAGTAGAGCTTTTAGAAAACAAAGCAAAAAACAGTGTCAATCAATTATTAAACGGACATAAAAACGAAAAAATAGGTGCTTCAACCGATCAAATATTAACATATATTAAACAATATACACGACCGGTTTTACATAAGACGAGTAATGAAATAGCGCATTTAATTAAAGGTTTAAACGGAAAATATATTCCAGCAGGGGGATCTGGTGCTCCCACAAGAGGACGACTCGATATTTTACCAACGGGCAGAAATTTTTATTCTGTTGATGTGCGTACCGTTCCTTCGGAAACCGCTTATCAATTGGGTGAAAAAAGTGCCAAAAATATTATTGACCGCTATTTACAAGAACATGGAGAATATCCTACGTCTATAGGATTATCGGTTTGGGGAACTTCTACCATGCGTACTAGTGGTGATGATATAGCACAAGCTTTAGCTTTAATTGGTGTGAAACCTGTTTGGGAAGGTTCTAATAGGCGGGTTAAAGATTTTAAAGTACTTTCTATATTAGAACTTAAAAGACCTAGAGTAGATGTTATGTTGCGTATTTCTGGGTTTTTTAGAGATGCTTTTCCCGATTTAATTTCACTTTTCAATGCGGTTGTTGAAAAAGTAGCCTCATTAGACGAAACAGTGGAACAAAATCCCATAAAAAAGCGTGTAGAAGAAGAAAGAATGCAATGGCAGGAGAAAGGTATTGATGAAAAACAAGCAACAGAAAAGGCATTATATCGTGTTTTTGGATCTAAACCTGGTGCCTATGGCGCAGGGCTTCAAGGATTAATAGATGGTAAAAACTGGACTACATCTGATGATTTAGCACAAGCCTATATTAATTGGAGTGGCTATGCTTATTACGGAAAAAACAATAGTGGCACCTCTGCCCACGAAACCTTTAAAAAGCGATTATCGTCTATTGAAGTGGTGATGCAGAATCAAGATAACAGAGAGCATGATATTTTAGATTCTGATGATTATTATCAATTTCAAGGCGGTATGACGGCTGCCGTAAATACCATAAAAGGGACACAGCCCGAAACTTATTTTGGAGATCATTCTCGACCAGATCATCCGAAGGTGAAATCATTAAAAGAAGAATTATTAAAAGTATTTCGATCTAGAGTCGTCAATCCAAAATGGATGGAAGGAATGCAAGAACATGGTTATAAAGGTGCTTTTGAAATGGCTGCGACCATGGATTATCTTTTTGCCTACGATGCCACAACCAATTTAATTGAGGATTTTATGTATGAACAAATTACAGATACTTATTTGTTTGATGATGAAAATAAAGACTTCCTAGAAGCACACAATCCATGGGCATTAAAAGATATGTCGGAACGGATGCTAGAAGCCATTCAACGAGGTATGTGGAATACCCCTTCAGAAGAAACTATAGAAGCATTAAAAGAAATTTATAAAAAATCAGATAATATAACAGAATAA
- the cobW gene encoding cobalamin biosynthesis protein CobW, which produces MNKIPITIVTGFLGVGKTTLVHNMLKKANGKRIAVLVNEFGEVDVDGQLIAASECGDDDCNLIKLPNGCICCTVQEEFLPSMLRLLERKDEIDHIVIETSGLSMPKPLVKAVNWPDLKPHITIDSVITVVDAVGIATGEICDRERVQAQRLADDSLDHETPIEELFLDQLVCADLVLVSKRDLVDDTKFEEITKIITAKARPNTKIIPVINGELDNTLLLGVEAFAENDVDNRHSIHEEHHKHGHHHHHNDDIKNALLEYPETTNVKALVEYLKRLVEAHEIYRIKGFVNIPNKPMRMVLQGVGARFDYYYDRPWRENEERKTCLVVIGKGIEELKSLDKSLV; this is translated from the coding sequence ATGAATAAAATACCAATTACCATCGTTACCGGATTTTTAGGCGTTGGAAAAACAACTTTAGTACATAATATGCTAAAAAAGGCCAATGGAAAGCGTATTGCTGTTCTAGTAAACGAATTTGGTGAAGTAGATGTTGATGGGCAACTTATTGCCGCCTCGGAATGTGGAGATGATGATTGTAATTTAATTAAACTACCAAACGGTTGTATCTGCTGTACGGTACAAGAAGAGTTTTTGCCTTCCATGTTGCGGTTACTAGAACGTAAAGATGAAATTGACCATATTGTTATAGAAACATCGGGTTTATCTATGCCTAAGCCGTTAGTAAAAGCGGTAAACTGGCCAGATTTAAAACCTCACATTACCATCGATTCCGTTATTACTGTAGTTGATGCAGTAGGGATAGCAACTGGAGAAATTTGTGATAGAGAACGTGTACAAGCACAACGGTTAGCCGATGATTCTTTAGACCATGAAACCCCGATAGAGGAATTGTTTTTAGATCAATTAGTTTGTGCCGACTTAGTCTTAGTAAGTAAAAGAGATTTAGTTGATGATACGAAGTTTGAAGAGATAACCAAAATAATTACAGCTAAGGCAAGACCAAATACTAAAATTATTCCTGTTATAAATGGTGAATTAGATAATACCTTGCTATTAGGTGTTGAAGCATTTGCTGAAAATGATGTAGATAATCGCCATTCAATTCATGAAGAGCACCATAAACATGGGCATCATCATCACCATAATGATGATATTAAAAATGCGCTTTTAGAATATCCTGAAACTACGAATGTTAAAGCTTTGGTTGAATATTTAAAACGTCTGGTAGAAGCTCATGAAATTTATAGAATAAAAGGGTTTGTAAACATTCCTAATAAACCAATGCGTATGGTTTTACAAGGTGTAGGGGCGCGTTTCGATTATTATTATGATAGACCATGGCGCGAAAATGAAGAACGCAAAACATGTTTGGTAGTAATAGGAAAGGGAATCGAAGAGTTAAAAAGCTTAGATAAGAGTCTTGTTTAA
- a CDS encoding energy-coupling factor ABC transporter permease, which translates to MHIEPGLVDSAKIGLSYVTASVAIIAVAKASVNNIKMNNPLTFLVKSAITTMLVFTFFQILPHYSVGVSEVHFIMGSTLFLLFGLAPASIGLALGLFIQGALFSQIDLPQYGMNITTLLVPLMALSYVANKIIATDTPYTKLKYAQVFKLSLVYQAGIVSWVTFWAIYGQGFGVENVLSILSFGGAYMLVVLIEPLVDLGLLAMAKFLTGRFNKNNFFEKRLYNAVQA; encoded by the coding sequence ATGCACATCGAACCAGGACTAGTAGATTCAGCGAAAATAGGTCTTTCTTATGTAACAGCCTCAGTCGCAATTATAGCAGTAGCGAAAGCTTCAGTTAACAATATTAAAATGAATAATCCATTGACTTTTTTAGTCAAATCAGCAATCACTACCATGTTAGTGTTTACATTTTTTCAAATATTACCACATTATTCAGTGGGTGTTTCAGAGGTTCATTTTATTATGGGCTCCACATTATTTTTATTGTTTGGATTAGCACCTGCCAGTATTGGTCTAGCCCTAGGTTTATTCATTCAGGGCGCCTTATTCTCTCAAATTGATTTACCTCAATACGGTATGAACATTACCACCTTACTAGTTCCTTTAATGGCGCTTTCTTATGTTGCCAATAAAATTATAGCAACCGATACACCATATACTAAATTAAAGTATGCACAAGTATTTAAACTGTCTTTGGTGTATCAAGCAGGCATTGTTTCTTGGGTTACATTTTGGGCAATTTATGGTCAGGGTTTTGGAGTAGAAAATGTATTAAGCATACTTAGTTTTGGTGGCGCTTACATGCTAGTTGTTTTAATTGAACCATTAGTAGATTTAGGCTTATTAGCTATGGCAAAATTTTTAACTGGTAGATTTAATAAAAACAACTTTTTTGAAAAACGACTTTATAATGCTGTTCAAGCATAA
- a CDS encoding cob(I)yrinic acid a,c-diamide adenosyltransferase, which yields MKIYTRKGDKGTTGVFGGKRTFKNSARIECIGTLDEVNSTIGLLRSKLENDHEWQPNLHRIQKDMMNMMSHLARPSDSKKENPNPKPEDGPEFCENWLDAMEANISAPSDYFLLPGGNELSALCHVCRTQMRRGERQLVTLMQEDPDCVEDYIMSYINRLSDLFFTMARAEMDKHGVAEEKWNLFLYKRKKKAE from the coding sequence ATGAAAATTTATACAAGAAAAGGCGATAAAGGTACCACCGGGGTTTTTGGAGGTAAACGAACCTTTAAAAATTCGGCAAGAATTGAATGTATAGGAACCCTCGATGAGGTTAATTCAACCATAGGGTTATTGCGTTCTAAACTAGAAAACGATCACGAATGGCAACCAAACCTTCATCGTATTCAAAAAGATATGATGAATATGATGTCTCACTTGGCACGACCATCAGATTCTAAAAAAGAAAACCCCAATCCAAAACCAGAAGACGGTCCAGAATTTTGTGAAAATTGGTTGGATGCCATGGAAGCGAATATAAGCGCACCTTCGGATTATTTTTTATTACCAGGTGGTAACGAATTATCGGCGCTTTGCCATGTTTGCAGAACACAAATGAGGCGAGGAGAAAGGCAGTTGGTTACTTTAATGCAAGAAGATCCAGACTGTGTGGAAGATTACATCATGAGCTATATAAACAGGCTATCCGATTTGTTTTTTACCATGGCAAGAGCAGAAATGGATAAGCATGGTGTTGCTGAAGAAAAATGGAATTTATTTTTATATAAACGAAAGAAGAAAGCAGAATAA
- a CDS encoding cobyrinate a,c-diamide synthase — protein sequence MIKQFIISAPSSNAGKTTLTLGLLRLFKRNNYAIQPFKVGPDYIDPKFHELASGKVGINLDLFMMTQNEIDNSLKLYGKDVEVNCIEGVMGLFDGANKDLGSTADLAKKLKTPVLMVIDAKAVAYSVAPLIQGFVNFDKDVKIMGVIFNRVGSERHYAMLKDACKDIGIICFGYLPNLKNIEIPSRHLGLNIQEIEKFDTVIDQIADVLEETVNRNDILEASKEIETPVSDKKRVKEHTITFGVAKDEAFNFIYPQNITAMEQLGDVHFFSPIHDKEIPDCDFLYVAGGYPEYYLEALSANKSMLASIRQFAENKGQIYAECGGMMYLGNAIISENNEAFKMVNYFDFQSTIANKKLHLGYRTSRINQHDFKGHEFHYSSLINDNEATINATITNAVGVHTATKIYKKQNVMASYVHHYFGSPETLLQLINEKK from the coding sequence ATGATAAAACAATTTATCATATCGGCTCCAAGTAGTAATGCAGGTAAAACAACACTTACTTTAGGGTTATTACGTTTGTTTAAGCGCAATAATTATGCTATTCAGCCTTTTAAAGTAGGTCCAGATTATATCGATCCAAAATTTCATGAATTGGCTTCAGGTAAGGTTGGTATTAATCTAGATTTATTTATGATGACTCAAAATGAAATAGATAACAGTTTAAAATTATATGGAAAGGATGTCGAAGTTAATTGCATAGAAGGTGTTATGGGGTTGTTTGATGGTGCGAATAAAGACCTTGGGAGTACAGCCGATTTAGCAAAAAAACTAAAAACTCCTGTATTAATGGTGATTGATGCCAAAGCTGTAGCGTATTCTGTTGCGCCGCTTATTCAGGGTTTTGTGAATTTTGATAAAGATGTTAAAATCATGGGCGTTATTTTTAACAGAGTAGGGTCGGAGCGGCATTATGCTATGTTGAAAGATGCTTGTAAAGATATTGGTATAATATGTTTTGGTTACTTACCTAATTTAAAAAACATTGAGATTCCCTCAAGGCATTTAGGTTTAAATATACAAGAGATAGAAAAATTTGATACTGTAATTGATCAGATAGCAGATGTCCTAGAGGAAACAGTAAACAGGAATGATATTTTAGAAGCTTCAAAAGAAATAGAGACACCAGTTTCAGATAAAAAAAGAGTAAAAGAACATACCATCACCTTCGGTGTAGCTAAAGATGAGGCTTTCAATTTTATTTACCCTCAAAATATAACTGCTATGGAACAATTAGGAGATGTACATTTTTTTAGTCCTATACATGATAAAGAAATTCCAGATTGTGATTTTTTGTATGTCGCAGGAGGTTATCCAGAGTATTATTTAGAAGCACTTTCTGCTAACAAAAGTATGCTTGCTAGTATTAGGCAATTTGCAGAAAATAAGGGACAAATATATGCAGAATGTGGTGGGATGATGTATTTAGGAAACGCTATTATATCTGAAAATAATGAGGCTTTTAAAATGGTTAATTATTTTGATTTTCAATCTACTATAGCCAATAAAAAACTGCATTTAGGGTATCGCACTTCTAGAATTAATCAGCATGATTTTAAAGGACACGAGTTTCATTATTCTAGCTTGATAAATGATAATGAAGCAACAATTAACGCAACAATTACCAATGCTGTAGGGGTTCATACAGCAACTAAAATTTACAAAAAACAGAATGTCATGGCGTCGTACGTGCACCACTATTTTGGTTCGCCAGAAACGCTATTGCAATTGATTAACGAAAAAAAATAA
- a CDS encoding bifunctional adenosylcobinamide kinase/adenosylcobinamide-phosphate guanylyltransferase, translated as MSTKIVHIITGGQRSGKSEYGEAIALNLDDSPTYLATSKYGDDEYRKRIEIHQSRRTDNWITIEEELNISNITAVNKVLFLDCITLWITNVMDYFKYDATLSFDFVIKQWDLLCAKNNIIIAITNEIGLGVIPMEKVTRQFVDLQGKVNQYIAQKATKVDFMVSGIPIHTKG; from the coding sequence ATGAGCACTAAAATAGTACATATTATTACAGGTGGGCAGCGATCTGGAAAAAGTGAATATGGTGAGGCGATTGCTTTAAATCTAGACGATTCTCCCACGTATTTAGCGACTTCTAAATATGGGGATGATGAATACCGTAAACGTATTGAGATTCATCAAAGTAGACGTACAGATAATTGGATAACTATTGAAGAGGAACTCAATATTAGTAATATAACGGCAGTTAATAAGGTGTTGTTTCTAGACTGTATTACACTTTGGATTACTAATGTTATGGATTATTTTAAATACGATGCGACTTTAAGTTTCGATTTTGTAATTAAACAATGGGATTTGCTATGTGCAAAAAACAATATCATTATTGCCATTACTAATGAAATTGGTTTAGGGGTAATACCTATGGAAAAAGTAACACGGCAATTTGTAGACTTACAAGGAAAGGTGAATCAATACATCGCACAAAAAGCAACTAAAGTAGACTTTATGGTTTCAGGAATCCCAATACATACAAAAGGATGA